A window of Adhaeribacter arboris genomic DNA:
GAGTCGGCGGGTTATATTTTGTTCTTTAACCGGAATTTTATTTGCACCCAACCAGAACAAAAAGAAATTTATAGATTTCCTTTTTTTAATGGGTTGCTAAATAAGCCGCTGGTTTATCTGCCTGCTGAACAGCTATTACCCGTTACCAAAACAATAGAAAACATGGAGCAGGAGCATCGCCAACACGGGTTCCGGTGGCAAGATGCAGTTCGTAATTATTTAAACATTTTGTTAATCCGATTACACCGGGTTTATCAAATGCAACAGCCAGATCCGGAAACAACAATTAATCATCATTCTCTTTGGCAACAACTGGATAACTTAATAGAGCAACACTTTAAGCAACACCAACAGATAAGTTTTTACGCCGAACAGTTACATCTTACGGATAAACAATTAAACGAAGCCTGTAAAAGTACTTTCGGTAAAACTACTTCTGCGTTGCTACAAGACCGGATTATTTTAGAAGCAAGCCGTTTGTTAATTCATTCTTCGCTTACCATTACCCAAATTGCCGCCGAGTTAGGTTATTTTGATAATTCGTACTTCGGCCGGTTTTTTAAAAAACACACCGGTAAAACGCCGGAACAATTCCGCCAGACAGGTTAAGTAAGC
This region includes:
- a CDS encoding AraC family transcriptional regulator, producing MPNNPLPLYNIQDFGKIDATQKPEFYLNRFEKHLQEHAFIQPAHKHDFFIILLVTQGTGTHTIDFKSYPVIPQTVFFLSPGQVHAWQLSDESAGYILFFNRNFICTQPEQKEIYRFPFFNGLLNKPLVYLPAEQLLPVTKTIENMEQEHRQHGFRWQDAVRNYLNILLIRLHRVYQMQQPDPETTINHHSLWQQLDNLIEQHFKQHQQISFYAEQLHLTDKQLNEACKSTFGKTTSALLQDRIILEASRLLIHSSLTITQIAAELGYFDNSYFGRFFKKHTGKTPEQFRQTG